One Actinospica robiniae DSM 44927 genomic region harbors:
- a CDS encoding TetR/AcrR family transcriptional regulator C-terminal domain-containing protein, whose amino-acid sequence MSTDRPRGPGQRAGLTRQAVLDHALDYVDRRGLSALTMRALGAELGVEAMTLYHYVPTKDALLDGMLERSFTLATPALSADADASSWQQGLREFAHGLRQGLLRHPGILPLATSRPAVTPETLDRVEVYLRMLTHAGFDLGRALHMINTLVLLVVGHVAAETQVTRQAEAGGAEWLSALDPARYPLMVEAAATGRGTDDAERFAFAVDCLITGFAHSAS is encoded by the coding sequence ATGTCAACCGATCGTCCGCGCGGCCCGGGCCAACGGGCCGGCCTGACCCGCCAAGCCGTCCTCGACCACGCCCTCGACTACGTGGACCGCAGAGGGCTCAGTGCACTGACGATGCGCGCGCTCGGCGCCGAACTCGGCGTCGAGGCGATGACGCTCTACCACTACGTCCCCACCAAGGACGCCCTGCTCGACGGCATGCTCGAACGCAGCTTCACCCTGGCCACCCCCGCCCTCAGCGCCGACGCCGACGCCTCCTCCTGGCAGCAGGGCCTGCGCGAGTTCGCCCACGGCCTGCGCCAAGGCCTGCTGCGCCACCCCGGGATCCTGCCGCTGGCCACCTCGCGGCCGGCCGTCACCCCGGAAACGCTCGACCGCGTGGAAGTGTATCTACGTATGCTGACGCACGCCGGATTCGACCTAGGCCGCGCGCTGCACATGATCAATACCCTGGTTCTCCTCGTGGTCGGCCACGTGGCGGCCGAGACGCAGGTGACCCGGCAGGCCGAGGCCGGCGGCGCCGAGTGGCTCTCCGCGCTGGACCCCGCCCGCTACCCGCTGATGGTCGAGGCAGCCGCCACCGGCCGCGGCACCGACGACGCCGAGCGCTTCGCCTTTGCGGTCGACTGCCTCATCACCGGCTTCGCGCACAGCGCTTCGTAG
- a CDS encoding glycoside hydrolase family 19 protein, producing the protein MLVGALGLFVPVATAQPAAAEAACAAAWSASAVYTGGMTASYNGDNWSAKWWTQGDIPGNNGQAVWADQGACSGGSSGGSGGGGTGSCSYPAWVAGQNYNVGDIVTYTANGQLYIATNANPGYDPTISTWYWSPYTCSGSGGGGGTGGGTSGFVVSEAQFDQMFPGRNSFYTYSGLVAALSSYPAFATTGGTTVEKQEAAAFLANVDHETGGLVYINEIDQSGDYCASESYGCPAGTYAYYGRGPLQISWNFNYYAAGQALGQDLLDNPNLVSTNAAVSWGTALWYWFTGTGNGSVTSHQAMVGGSGFGATIRAINDIECNGGNSAEMQDRVNDYESFASILGVSPGGNLTC; encoded by the coding sequence ATGCTGGTCGGCGCCCTCGGTCTGTTCGTGCCGGTCGCCACGGCGCAGCCGGCCGCCGCCGAAGCGGCGTGCGCCGCGGCGTGGAGCGCGAGCGCCGTCTACACCGGCGGCATGACCGCCTCCTACAACGGCGACAACTGGTCCGCCAAGTGGTGGACCCAGGGCGACATCCCCGGCAACAACGGCCAGGCCGTCTGGGCCGACCAGGGCGCGTGCAGCGGCGGCAGCAGCGGCGGATCCGGTGGCGGCGGCACCGGTAGTTGCAGTTACCCGGCGTGGGTCGCCGGTCAGAACTACAACGTCGGTGACATCGTCACCTACACCGCGAACGGCCAGCTTTACATCGCCACGAACGCGAATCCGGGCTACGACCCGACGATCAGCACCTGGTACTGGTCGCCGTACACCTGCTCCGGTTCCGGCGGCGGCGGTGGAACGGGAGGCGGCACCAGCGGGTTCGTCGTGAGCGAGGCGCAGTTCGACCAGATGTTCCCGGGCCGCAACTCGTTCTACACCTACTCCGGCCTGGTCGCGGCGCTCAGCTCCTACCCGGCCTTCGCCACCACCGGCGGCACCACGGTCGAGAAGCAGGAGGCTGCGGCGTTCCTGGCCAACGTCGACCACGAGACCGGCGGACTGGTCTACATCAACGAGATCGACCAGTCCGGGGACTACTGCGCGTCCGAGTCCTACGGCTGCCCGGCCGGCACCTACGCCTACTACGGCCGCGGCCCGCTGCAGATCTCGTGGAACTTCAACTACTACGCGGCCGGGCAGGCGCTGGGTCAGGACCTGCTCGACAACCCCAACCTGGTCTCCACCAACGCGGCCGTCTCCTGGGGGACCGCGCTGTGGTACTGGTTCACCGGCACCGGAAACGGCTCGGTGACCTCCCACCAGGCGATGGTCGGCGGCTCCGGCTTCGGCGCCACCATCCGGGCCATCAACGACATCGAATGCAACGGCGGCAACTCCGCTGAGATGCAGGACCGGGTCAACGACTACGAGTCCTTCGCCTCCATCCTCGGTGTCAGCCCCGGCGGCAACCTCACCTGCTGA
- the mraY gene encoding phospho-N-acetylmuramoyl-pentapeptide-transferase produces MRAVLYASVIALICSLGGTPIAIKVFTRRGFGQQVRTDGVQAHLVKQGRPTMGGIVIVLSTLVAYFLTKALTWQRPTASALLVLLLMAGMGMVGFVDDFIKIHRRRSLGLRAKAKLVGQWVVTIAFALLALRFHNSMGLTPASDHVSFLHDIGWLGLGPVLFVLWSYVLTAGWSNAVNITDGEDGMCTGASVMAFAAYLVIGVWQYGQSCGSGSAKGCYEVRDPLDLAVVAAAVMGSCFGFLWWNAIPAKIFMGDTGSLGLGGAFAGLSICTHTELLAVIIGGLFVFELLSVVIQVGWFKLRRKRVFPMAPIHHSFELIGWQEANITIRFWIIAGLCVTLGLGVFYGGFAANG; encoded by the coding sequence ATGAGAGCGGTTCTCTACGCCTCAGTCATCGCCCTGATCTGCTCGCTCGGCGGAACCCCGATCGCGATCAAGGTGTTCACCCGCCGCGGCTTCGGCCAGCAGGTGCGGACCGACGGCGTCCAGGCTCACCTGGTCAAGCAGGGCCGGCCCACGATGGGCGGCATCGTGATCGTGCTGTCCACGCTGGTCGCCTACTTCCTCACCAAGGCGTTGACCTGGCAGCGGCCGACGGCCTCGGCCCTGCTGGTGCTGTTGCTGATGGCGGGCATGGGCATGGTCGGGTTCGTCGACGACTTCATCAAGATCCACCGACGCCGGTCCCTCGGCCTGCGCGCGAAGGCGAAGCTCGTCGGCCAGTGGGTGGTCACGATCGCGTTCGCGTTGCTGGCACTGCGTTTCCACAACTCCATGGGGCTGACCCCGGCCAGCGACCACGTGTCGTTCCTGCACGACATCGGCTGGCTCGGCCTGGGCCCGGTGCTGTTCGTGCTCTGGAGCTATGTGCTGACCGCAGGCTGGTCCAACGCAGTCAACATCACCGACGGCGAGGACGGCATGTGCACCGGCGCCTCCGTGATGGCGTTCGCCGCGTACCTGGTGATCGGGGTGTGGCAGTACGGGCAGAGCTGCGGCTCGGGTTCCGCAAAGGGCTGCTACGAGGTGCGCGATCCGCTGGACCTGGCCGTCGTCGCGGCGGCGGTGATGGGCTCGTGCTTCGGATTCCTCTGGTGGAACGCCATTCCGGCGAAGATCTTCATGGGCGACACCGGCTCGCTGGGCCTCGGCGGCGCCTTCGCGGGCCTGTCCATCTGCACGCACACGGAGCTGCTCGCCGTGATCATCGGAGGCCTGTTCGTGTTCGAACTGCTCTCGGTGGTGATCCAGGTGGGCTGGTTCAAGCTTCGGCGCAAGCGGGTGTTCCCGATGGCCCCGATCCACCACAGCTTCGAGCTGATCGGCTGGCAGGAGGCCAACATCACCATCAGGTTCTGGATCATCGCAGGGCTCTGCGTGACGCTCGGGCTCGGCGTGTTCTACGGCGGCTTCGCGGCGAACGGCTGA
- a CDS encoding cytochrome P450 gives MTETVGTADLPSYPFPSDSLTPPAEFAERRATCPFGQVRLPSGDPAILLLTYRDVAAAMADTRLSHDLTGPDAPRMTVEPSFLQDPDILLNKDGEDHLRIRRIVASAFTPRRVERWKPVIEQVADELIDALVTAGPPAELVSEYCFALPVRIICRLLGVPERDALRFRVWSNAFSSGAQMTPEETMAQVGAFLGYVAELIAAKRAEPGEDLIDDLIAARDGADRLTEHELLSLVTGLIAVGNETTSTALSRFLAELLNDGRKLWNDLLADPSLVPAAVDELLRYTGLSNSTMLRLAVADVDLPSGRVEAGQAIAIPSNGAMRDPEAYPDPDTIRFDRRAPMPLIFGGGPHYCLGAHLAKAELSIGLGALLRRLPTLRMTVEREELEFSGGEIVDSMIALPAAW, from the coding sequence ATGACTGAGACCGTCGGGACGGCCGATCTGCCGTCTTACCCGTTCCCCAGCGACTCGCTCACCCCGCCGGCCGAGTTCGCCGAACGCCGGGCGACCTGCCCGTTCGGGCAGGTGCGGCTGCCGAGCGGGGATCCGGCGATCCTGCTGCTGACCTACCGGGACGTGGCCGCGGCGATGGCCGACACCCGGCTCTCGCACGATCTGACCGGGCCCGACGCGCCGCGGATGACGGTGGAGCCGAGCTTCCTGCAGGACCCTGACATCCTGCTCAACAAGGACGGCGAGGACCACCTGCGGATCCGGCGCATCGTCGCCTCGGCGTTCACCCCGCGCCGGGTCGAGCGGTGGAAGCCGGTGATCGAGCAGGTGGCCGACGAGCTGATCGACGCCCTGGTCACCGCCGGGCCGCCGGCCGAGCTGGTATCCGAGTACTGCTTCGCTCTGCCGGTGCGCATCATCTGCCGGCTGCTGGGCGTGCCGGAGCGCGACGCGCTGCGCTTCCGGGTCTGGTCCAACGCCTTCTCCTCCGGCGCGCAGATGACGCCGGAGGAGACGATGGCCCAGGTCGGCGCGTTCCTCGGGTACGTGGCCGAGCTGATCGCGGCGAAGCGGGCGGAGCCCGGCGAGGATCTGATCGACGACCTGATCGCGGCGCGCGACGGCGCGGACCGGCTGACCGAGCACGAGCTGCTGAGCCTGGTGACCGGCTTGATCGCGGTCGGCAACGAGACCACCTCGACCGCACTGAGCCGGTTCCTGGCCGAGCTGCTCAACGACGGTCGCAAGCTGTGGAACGACCTGCTGGCGGACCCGAGCCTGGTGCCGGCCGCGGTGGACGAGCTGCTGCGCTACACCGGCCTGAGCAACAGCACGATGCTGCGCCTCGCCGTCGCGGACGTGGACCTGCCCTCCGGCCGGGTCGAGGCCGGCCAGGCGATCGCGATCCCCAGCAACGGCGCGATGCGCGACCCCGAGGCGTATCCAGACCCTGACACGATCCGGTTCGACCGCCGGGCCCCGATGCCGCTGATCTTCGGCGGCGGACCGCACTACTGCCTCGGCGCGCACCTGGCCAAGGCCGAGTTGAGCATCGGCCTCGGCGCCCTGCTGCGGCGGCTGCCGACGCTGCGGATGACGGTCGAACGGGAGGAGCTGGAGTTCAGCGGCGGCGAGATCGTCGACTCGATGATCGCGCTGCCCGCCGCCTGGTGA
- a CDS encoding ABC-F family ATP-binding cassette domain-containing protein, with amino-acid sequence MSATLTVKNLSAGHGDRVLFSGLDLVVAPGEVTGLVGVNGAGKSTLLRLLAGLDDGAGEGGTITLSPPTATVGYLPQVIGATRRTASDEGAGESVRAFLGRRTGVTKAQEALDAATELLVEQAPGADDAYAVALDRWLNLGGADLEERAEKVAGTLGLRVSLDQPMATLSGGQGARANLASLLLSRYDVFLLDEPTNDLDLAGLELLEDFVRNLRAGAVLVSHDRAFLDRTVHRVLELDLAQQQVRLYGGGYGAYLEERERARRQARDAYEQYADTRAGLEARMRTQVGWADKGVREAKSKATDNDKHILHAQVARSEKLAGKVKATERMLERLDVVEEPRKEWELRMEIAAAPRSGAVVATLREAVVQRGEFTLGPVSLQIDWADRVAVTGPNGSGKSSLIGALLGRHELASGQASLGSGVVVGEVDQARSLFTDNSPLLEAFAGQVSDLTPADVRTLLAKFGLKAEHVLRPAASLSPGERTRAALALLQARGVNLLILDEPTNHLDLAAIEQLESALANYPGTFLLVTHDRRMLDAVTVNRRFAVEDGRVTELDR; translated from the coding sequence ATGAGCGCCACCCTGACTGTGAAGAACCTCAGCGCCGGGCACGGCGACCGCGTGCTTTTCTCCGGCCTCGACCTGGTCGTCGCGCCGGGTGAGGTCACCGGGCTCGTAGGCGTCAACGGCGCGGGGAAATCCACCCTGCTGCGCCTGCTGGCCGGGCTCGACGACGGCGCGGGGGAGGGCGGGACCATCACCTTGAGCCCGCCGACCGCGACCGTCGGGTATCTGCCGCAGGTGATCGGAGCGACCCGCCGGACGGCGTCCGACGAGGGCGCCGGCGAGAGCGTGCGCGCGTTCCTCGGGCGGCGCACCGGCGTGACGAAGGCCCAAGAAGCGCTGGACGCGGCCACCGAGCTGCTGGTGGAGCAGGCGCCCGGCGCGGATGACGCGTATGCCGTCGCGCTGGACCGCTGGCTCAACCTCGGCGGCGCCGACCTCGAGGAGCGGGCCGAGAAGGTCGCCGGGACGCTCGGCCTGCGGGTGAGCCTGGACCAGCCGATGGCGACGCTCTCCGGCGGGCAGGGCGCGCGGGCGAACCTGGCCTCGCTGCTGCTCTCCCGCTACGACGTCTTCCTGCTCGACGAGCCCACCAACGACCTCGACCTGGCCGGCCTCGAACTGCTCGAGGACTTCGTGCGCAACCTGCGCGCCGGAGCCGTGCTGGTCAGCCACGACCGCGCGTTCCTCGACCGCACGGTGCACCGCGTGCTCGAACTCGACCTCGCGCAGCAGCAGGTCCGGCTCTACGGCGGCGGCTACGGCGCGTACCTGGAGGAGCGGGAGCGGGCCAGGCGGCAGGCGCGCGACGCCTACGAGCAGTACGCGGACACCCGGGCCGGGCTCGAGGCCAGGATGCGCACGCAGGTCGGCTGGGCGGACAAGGGCGTGCGCGAGGCGAAGTCGAAGGCCACCGACAACGACAAGCACATTCTGCACGCGCAGGTCGCGCGCTCGGAGAAGCTGGCCGGGAAGGTCAAGGCGACCGAGCGGATGCTCGAGCGGCTCGACGTGGTCGAGGAGCCGCGCAAGGAGTGGGAGCTGCGGATGGAGATCGCCGCGGCGCCGCGCTCCGGAGCGGTGGTGGCGACGCTGCGCGAGGCGGTGGTGCAGCGCGGCGAGTTCACGCTCGGGCCGGTCAGCCTGCAGATCGACTGGGCGGACCGGGTCGCGGTCACCGGGCCGAACGGCTCCGGCAAGTCCTCGCTGATCGGCGCCCTGCTGGGCCGGCACGAGCTCGCCTCCGGGCAGGCTTCGCTCGGCTCCGGCGTGGTCGTCGGCGAGGTGGATCAGGCCCGCAGCCTGTTCACCGACAACTCGCCGCTGCTCGAGGCCTTCGCCGGCCAGGTGTCCGACCTCACTCCGGCGGATGTCAGGACGCTGCTGGCCAAGTTCGGGCTCAAGGCGGAGCACGTGCTGCGTCCGGCGGCGAGCCTGTCCCCGGGCGAGCGCACCCGCGCGGCGCTCGCGCTGCTGCAGGCCCGAGGTGTCAACCTTCTGATCCTGGACGAGCCGACGAACCACCTCGACCTGGCCGCGATCGAGCAGCTCGAATCCGCGCTGGCGAACTATCCGGGCACGTTCCTGCTGGTCACGCACGACCGGCGGATGCTCGACGCGGTCACCGTGAACCGCCGCTTCGCGGTCGAGGACGGCCGGGTGACCGAGCTCGACCGGTGA
- a CDS encoding TraR/DksA family transcriptional regulator: MGDSSDLRTRLADARERTLAQVAALSEEFDGLVEANALVAVDDEHDPEGSSTAFERAHVASLLGAAREHVAQLDQALERVESGDYGRCAVCGGEIPAERLEVRPAASTCVGCAGKLRRPA, from the coding sequence ATGGGCGATTCCTCCGATCTGCGGACACGGCTGGCCGACGCGCGCGAGCGCACGCTCGCACAGGTCGCCGCGTTGAGCGAGGAGTTCGACGGGCTGGTGGAGGCGAACGCCCTGGTCGCGGTCGACGACGAGCACGATCCGGAGGGATCGAGCACCGCTTTCGAGCGGGCTCATGTGGCCTCGCTGCTCGGGGCGGCGCGGGAGCACGTGGCGCAGCTCGACCAGGCGCTGGAGCGGGTGGAGTCGGGCGACTACGGACGGTGCGCGGTGTGCGGCGGGGAGATTCCGGCCGAACGGCTCGAGGTGCGGCCGGCGGCGAGCACCTGCGTGGGGTGCGCCGGCAAGCTCCGGCGACCCGCGTGA